In Corynebacterium nuruki S6-4, the following proteins share a genomic window:
- a CDS encoding O-methyltransferase — protein MPRTQKTAPSPLDDRAREVADRLHRQNRRQLLGSAVPALREAVKAKVGTGQWDWTATASGKEMLQDKMVAIDPEKAALCHLLCRSAAARTVVEIGTSYGVSTIYLAAAVRETGGLVIGTEHEAGKVAAAERTLAEAGVGEYAEILTGDLRETLPPRLTELEQQGRPVDFVLMDIWIPMALPALEILTPHLRPGALVVCDNVISGATDYADYLERVRSSGDFLSVTVPGQGGIEISMKL, from the coding sequence ATGCCGAGGACTCAGAAGACAGCACCCTCACCCCTCGACGACCGGGCCCGCGAGGTCGCCGACCGACTGCACCGGCAGAACCGCCGCCAACTGCTGGGCAGCGCGGTCCCCGCACTCCGGGAGGCGGTGAAGGCGAAGGTCGGCACCGGGCAGTGGGACTGGACCGCCACGGCGTCCGGAAAGGAGATGCTGCAGGACAAGATGGTCGCGATCGACCCGGAGAAGGCGGCCCTGTGCCACCTGCTGTGCCGCAGCGCCGCGGCCCGGACCGTCGTGGAGATCGGCACCTCCTACGGTGTCTCCACCATCTATCTGGCGGCCGCGGTGCGGGAGACCGGCGGCCTGGTCATCGGCACCGAACATGAGGCGGGGAAGGTCGCGGCGGCCGAGCGGACCCTCGCGGAGGCCGGGGTGGGGGAGTACGCCGAGATCCTCACCGGCGATCTGCGGGAGACACTGCCGCCGCGGCTGACGGAGCTGGAGCAGCAGGGCCGCCCGGTCGATTTCGTGCTCATGGACATCTGGATCCCGATGGCCCTGCCGGCGCTGGAGATCCTCACGCCGCACCTGCGGCCCGGGGCACTGGTGGTGTGCGACAACGTCATCAGCGGGGCGACGGACTACGCCGACTACCTGGAGCGCGTCCGGTCGTCCGGGGATTTCCTGTCCGTCACTGTCCCGGGGCAGGGTGGGATTGAGATTTCGATGAAGCTGTAG
- a CDS encoding ornithine cyclodeaminase family protein, with translation MNTEKSPTVIDAPAVAAALSPVDAVAAVTAALTDPRTAFDPATDLPRRTAHTDHGHFLLMPSEVGEFAGVKVATVAPENPARGLPRIQGTYLLHDARTLAPLAVIDGGALTTLRTPAVSAAAVLPTLRLLNRPLNLVVFGAGPQGVAHVETFAAALDKPFASVRFVVRHPDRADDSARALGPVLATDSQETLDALAAADLIICATTADTPLFQTNQVRDDVVVVAVGSHEPNTRELDAGFLAGAAVIVEDVETALETAGDIVLANFEGAVNRGDLIALRTALTGPAVAPGRRPVVFKSVGMSWEDLVVAEAVYRRFS, from the coding sequence ATGAACACCGAGAAGTCCCCGACCGTCATCGACGCCCCCGCCGTCGCCGCCGCCCTGTCCCCGGTGGACGCCGTGGCCGCGGTCACCGCCGCGCTCACTGACCCACGGACCGCCTTCGACCCGGCGACGGACCTGCCACGGCGCACCGCCCACACCGACCACGGCCATTTCCTGCTCATGCCGTCGGAGGTCGGCGAGTTCGCCGGGGTGAAGGTCGCCACCGTCGCCCCGGAGAACCCGGCGCGGGGACTGCCCCGCATCCAGGGGACCTACCTGCTGCATGACGCGCGCACCCTGGCCCCGCTCGCCGTCATCGACGGTGGTGCCCTGACCACGCTGCGCACCCCGGCGGTTTCGGCGGCGGCGGTGCTGCCCACGCTGCGGCTGCTCAACCGGCCGCTGAACCTGGTGGTGTTCGGCGCGGGCCCGCAGGGGGTGGCCCATGTGGAGACGTTCGCCGCGGCCCTGGACAAGCCGTTCGCCTCGGTCCGGTTCGTGGTCCGTCACCCCGACCGGGCCGATGACTCGGCCCGGGCACTGGGCCCGGTGCTGGCCACCGATTCGCAGGAGACACTGGATGCCCTCGCCGCCGCCGACCTCATCATCTGTGCCACGACCGCGGACACGCCGCTGTTCCAGACCAACCAGGTCCGTGACGACGTGGTGGTCGTCGCCGTCGGTTCCCACGAGCCGAACACCCGCGAGCTCGACGCGGGTTTCCTCGCCGGGGCGGCGGTCATCGTGGAGGACGTGGAGACCGCCCTGGAGACCGCGGGCGACATCGTGCTGGCGAACTTCGAGGGGGCGGTCAACCGCGGCGATCTGATTGCGCTGCGTACGGCGTTGACCGGCCCGGCGGTCGCCCCGGGGCGGCGTCCTGTCGTGTTCAAGAGCGTGGGGATGTCCTGGGAGGACCTGGTCGTCGCCGAGGCGGTGTACCGCCGGTTCAGCTGA